The Camelus bactrianus isolate YW-2024 breed Bactrian camel chromosome 1, ASM4877302v1, whole genome shotgun sequence genome segment CCTGATGAACCAGGCAGAGTAGCAGAGAGACGGGCAGCAGGACAAGGCAGGGCTAGGCCTGGCCTTCTCGGCCCCTGTGGAGCTGGGGCTCTAGGCAGGCTCCATTCAGGCACCCAGTCAGTTCCATGAATATCCTCCATCCAGGCCTTGGCCCGGGTTCCTGAATTCTTGTCCTCTCTGGCCGAGGCCCAGACCATCCTGAGGACTCCCATTTGGGAGCTGACCTCAGAGCCTCTCCTCACTGCAGGGCagcctgggctgagctgggctctctgaacacacacagacacaagacTCACACAGATTTGTGCACCACATACATACCTGGGTCCAGGGCCCAAAAGGTCTCATGCCCTCATCCCCTCACCATGCGAACACGGACTGTGGGCTACCCAGACAGGCAACGCTGCTTCAGCTTTGCTTGAAAATACGAGCCTTAAGGATTTTAAATGTGGCCATGGAAGCCACATACCATAAGGCCAAAACTGGGCTGCCTTTTTCTTTGCCAGTGAATACCCCACACCCCTCCCAGGAATCCAAGGTTAACCCTGAGTGCTGAGAAAAGGCTTGAGCCCCAAGGGAGGTTGGGACTTGAGAGACACTGGGACCAGGGCAAAGGGGGCGAGAAAGAGCTGGAGTCCTTAGGTTGAACAAGGCTGGCCAAgacccagagccagagccagtGCCGTGGGGGAGGCTGGGCCTGGACATGGAAGGGCCTGAGGCTGCCACAGACAGgatgggaggaagaaggaaagagcctCAAAGGGGACTCAATGTGGAGAGAACCTGAGCCATGCCCTGCATCATCGGTCACCCACCTCCCCAGCTGGGCTGACACATGTGGAGGATGAGCTCCTGTCCCCAggacacaagcacacacatgcacacacaggcacacaccttCACAGGCCCCTGGGGTGTTCATCTGACCCTTCGGTGAcgtccttccctctctccctcaacACACCTCATTTTGCCTGAATACAGGGGTGGTAGGAAACAGAGTGGTCGGAGCCCATCCTCACCTCCTAAGGCAGCAGGTCTGAAAGCTCAGGGTGGCAGGACCCCATGGGGCCCTTGAGATTCAGGGATGGGGCACTTCAGATTCTGACTccgcccctctccccaccagagaTGCTGAGTCAGTGGTCTGGGGCTCAGGTAATTCTGATGTGGTGTGGTAGCTGCGTGGTGGACAAAATAATCATCATCATAGTGGCTGCATTCATTGTGTGCCTACTGCATACCTGGTGTTTTACATGAACCACCTCATTTCATCTTCTAACAACTTTCCTGGAAGGTGCCATTAGTTCTATTCCCAAGGTCACTCTGGCCACTTGAGGAACCACAGTTCGACTTGGTTCCCTCGCACTCACCCTATCCCCGCCCCTCCTTCCCCTACAGACTCACAGGGCCTGTAACCCACCCTAGACACAGGACCGGAACAAGCACCTGACTCCCCCAAAAGAGGGAGTGGCCAGGATGAGACCGGCTTGCAGGAAAGATGCAGGATTGGACTATGATGGAGAACAATCCCACACCTCCACCTCCTGGGatgaggcaggaggagggccTGCTCCCAGCCTGAGAGCCAGCCCCAACCCACCCCGGAGGCGCCAGTGTGGCAGGGCTGGACCAGGCCAGGCTTGGCGAATTCCCAGGAGGCGGGCGCCCCCTGCAGCCAGACGGGGGTGCAGCAGGGCGTCGGCCGGGACTTTCCCGCGGCTGACACCCTCACGGCTGGGTTTTCTCTTATAACATCCCCAGCCCTCGCCGTGGTTGTTATGGTTGCCCCATTTTAACGATGAGAGCAATGTTGAGTGTCTTGCCCAAGGTCGCAGAGTCAGTCAGTATTGGATCTtggctcctccctcccagcccctcagagCCCGCCACATCCCCATAATCCCTCGCACTCAGGACAGACAGCGCAGCAAGGCAGTCGGAGGAGGCAGGCAAAGGGTATTTAATGGGCTTTGGGGCCTCCCAGCACTCCCGCCAGGGGGGTGGGTAAGGGCAGGGCACAGAGGTCTCCACGAGGGGCTCAAGAGGTGGGGTTCGGGTGCAGGGGCTCCTGGCATCGGCCAGTGCGAAAGGGCGAGAGGCAGACGGAGCTTCGCCTGGGGGCCTCCCGCAGCGGGGGCAGCACCGGGCCAGCCTGGAGCTAAACATAGAGTGGGGGATGGGTGCTCTCCCCGAAACCCGCCCCCCAGCCCACCCAACCGGGGAGCAAGAAACCGTCCAAGCCACCGCCCCCTACAGGCAGAGCAAAGGGAGTGGGTTGGCACCCAGAATGTCCCTGCAGGTGCCTGGTGTGTGGGACATCCTAATGCTCCACTTCCATATGGTTCACAGACTGGGCTTCAGCGCAAAAGGTGCCTTTAAATAGGGGAATCTGCCCCCCAACCCAATTATAAACCACTGAACTAGTCTCAGTCCTCATTAatagctgaagaaactgaggcccagaaggaaTAAATGACTGGCCCAAGGCCATCCGGCAAGTGAATGGTGtggccttttccctttgtgtctccagggacccctggtgttTTCTGGAGACCTGTGACTCTACCTCCAACACTCCTCCAGCCTAAAATCTCCATCCCCTGAGCTCTGAGTGCTCCAGCTTCAGGGCAGCCCAACATGGGAGGGAGGGGGGTCCCGGACACCCGTACTATGGGCagacgccccctcccagcacacacaggcacacactccTCACCTCCTGGAGGGCTGCAGCCTCACCACTCCCTGGGGGACCCTTCCCTGGTTTGTAAAGACCCAGAGGTTGGGGCTGGGAGCCagacccaggcccagggagggttGGAGGACTGAGCACAGGAGGGCACACGGAGATGTGCGGATTGTGCACGGGCACCCAGTCAGGCATCTCCACTCTCTGCAGCCAGACAGCTTTGGCCATGTACCTAGGGAGTGACAAGCCAGATGCAAGGGGTCCCTGGCCCTCCTGGCCCTGCAGGGAGCAGGGGACCAGTCTCAACCAGGCTGCAGTGCCCCTCTACCCCATTTCTTGGTGAAAGAACCCACAGAGGCAAGGAAGAGGAGGCTCGAGAGGCTCCCACAATGCCTTGGAGAAAATCCCAAAAGAAGAACCATGAGTGTAAGGAGCTGGGAGCTGTGCTAAGGGGTCAGGGGAGATGACCCAGCcgcaccccacccccccagccccccggGCCACCACTCAGGCCTCTGGTTTGCCAACTCACTTGGGTCCTAGCGGTGCACAGATTGTTAAATACCAGTTGCTGGCACAGCCATGGTCGAAGGGGTTGTATCCCTGCAGGTGTTGGCACTGGAGTGGGGGGTGAGGACAGGAAGAGGAGCTCAGATCTAGCAGGAATGGGCGGACCAGCCCCCTCACCTGCCCTCCCTGCACAGGCCAGCTCAGTCCAGGGCTGCAGCAAGACTCCAAGGACAGAGAAGCCAGGAGAGTCAGGCAAGGCCTCCCCCAACACACTTCTGGCATTGCTCTGGCATtgctcccacctcccctgccttTTCAGGGGTCCTCCCCCATCACCTTGTAGCCTCCCGTTCTCAGTATCctccccttctctgtctcctttgacCACACACATCCTCCAGGTACTTCCTTCCGGGTACACTTTCAGATCTTCCTTTTGCTGCTAAACTGCTCCAAAGACAGTTCCACCCCTGCTCCCTCAACTTCTCTACTTTCTCATGTTTCATTTTTTGCTAAAATTGTGCCTTCCCTGAATTTCACTGTCAGTGAAGGGCAGCTGTATGGGGTGCAACCATATTGCCCTAACCAAAAGCACATGGGCCTGAAAGTCTGGGCTGAAGGTCTTGAGCACCCAGTGCTTGACCAATGAATGTAAAGATCAAGGCAAAGGTCAAGTCCTCCTCTGGTCACTCTTGACCatgttctcttcctctcctcctgccaCCTATCAGTctcgccccctcctcctccccagcacagCGAGACACTGGGACTTCAAGAGCCTTAGCTACAGAATGTTAGTCATGACACAAAGTGGCCCAGGAGCACCTCGGCCCCACCAGCTCCCCTGTGTCGCGTGCCCCTGTTATGAAGATTTTTATCTTCAACACTATTCTGCACCAGAGGGAACCAGGACTCCATGCAGGGCAGCTGACACCTAGGGGAGGAGAAGTCAAGACCCCAGAACATCCCGTTGTTGCCAAAAAGCAATACTATCATGATATTTTGAGTTCTGCCTACTTTATGGTGTGTAAAGCATTTAAGAAAAACCagtattctattctattctaattAAATGGTTATAAGAGTTTGATCAAACTGACAGTCAGAATTTAAAATctagagaaataaatttttatttgctaGATGTACATGATGTATAGAAAAATGTTGATTGCTCAGTGCTTAAGGAGTGGTAATTGTTTAATGAAATCCTAAGAACTGACCAATAAAGTAgaactcctccctctccccacatgGGACCCTCAGACGTGAATGGAATCCAACAGCTCGGAAGTTCCCAGACTGTCCTCTCTCACGGGCTCCAGACCTGGTCTCCGGCTCCAATTCTGTGTCTCAAACGCACTCACACCCCACAGGACCAAAACCGAAGTGAGGGCCATGTCTCCTGCTCAATTCCCTGATGCCTCTGCTCTCTCACCTTCTACCCCAAGGATTGGAGCATCaggcttctctctcttcttctctttctttctctcccaaagCATTATACATTCCTTTATAggttcactcatttgttcataaATATTTAGGGACCTCAACACTGttccaggcattgtgctgggGACTGAGGACACACCACAGACAACAAAGCCAGCCTTAACTTTCAGAGTGGTGAGAGCAGCGCAGAGAGGGCTTTGGTGAGAAGGGCAGGCAGCCCAGGCCAAGACTCCAAGGTGCAGGCAGGGGACTAGCAGCCTAGACAGCAGAGAGCGCTGAGCCCTGAGCAGCTGGGGAAGGACCCCTGCAGGGACATTCTGTCTCAGGTTCTGCTGTGTCCAGGCTGGAAAGGTTAGTCTGAGGACTGCCTGCTGCTTGGGCCACCTGCAGCACCCGTGTGACAGTGAGGATGGACGCAGTGCTGGAGTGGGTTGAGGAGGGTGAAGAATGACACTAATGAGCACAGCCAACTCTTTCAGGAAATATGGCTACGCTGGAGAGGAGAGCACAGCAGGTGGAGTGGAGGGCTGTGATGTTAAGGGATGTCTGCTTTGTTGTTAAGATGCGAGTGACATGAACATGTGTAATGACGATGGGAAGGAATGGTAATAACGGTAACATGCAAGCTGCTTATTCATACCAACCACCATTCTGTGTATCTTACACATACTCATCTATGCTGTCCTCTTttacacatggggaaactgaggcaccagatGGCTAAGTAACACAGCCAAGATCTCCCTGCTGGTATGTCATGGAGCTGTGATTTGAATTCATgtggtctggctccagagcccttGCTGTCTAAGCAAGTGGCCCAGCAGAAGTTGTGGTCAAGgggtggaggcaggaaggaaatgcAGCTGAGGTGTGTGAAGAATGCCTGGAATGGGTTCTGGTAATGGAAGAGCCCTGCCTGGTGAATCACAGAGTGCAGACCACACTTAGGTTTCCTATAAGGCCTATAAGAGGCTATAAGATCCTGGTTTCGTATAGACAGCCCCATCTGAACAGTGGAAGGAGGGCAGGCCTATGGCCTGACCTGGGATGGAAGAATCACAGGATGTGGGAAGGGAGAGTACTGCCCAGGAGAGGCTGAAATGATGGACTGAGGCTGGAGAGAGAAGACATGCAGACCACACGGAGCTGATGAGTAAGGGCTGAGCAGAGGAGTCACAGGTGGGCTGAGAACCAAATATGGGTAGGGTAGAGTGATTAAGTGGTGACTGGAAGGATGGAAAATGGTGAGCAAAGAAGGCTCCTCTGTCCTTTCAGCTGTCTCAATGTCTCCAGCCTCTCCCTCATTGATGTGGCCCACTACAGTCTTCCTAAAACAGCCTTTAGTCAAGTCATTGTCATGTGGAAGGAATCCCTTGGCAAGGATGTTCATTTTTACCACTCCTAGTCAGCACAGTACTCCAAGACAGtgcagtaagaaaagaaaaagaaataaagccatacatgttggaaaggaagaaatgaaactgcccttttcacagatgacatgattttctatgtagaatcaacaaaaaagctattagaactaaaAAATGAGTCCAGAAAAATTGCAAGATTCAAGACTAATATCAAAAAtccattgatttttctttaataaataaatggaaatgaaatttttaaaaatcataataacaCGAAAACTTACTTAGAAAAAATCTAACACAATGTAGGCAAGATCTATATgctaaaaactataagacactaatgaaagaaatcaaagaagaccctaaataaatggagaggtatACCACATTCATGGAATTatgaactcttaaaactcaatattgttaaattgACAATTTTCAAAATTGATCCATAGGTTCAACACAATCCAAATGAAAATCTCAGCaaattttttttgcagaaaatgacaaattgattctaaaatttttatggaaagtCAAGGTAACTAGGATAGCCAaaagaactctgaaaaagaacaaagttggagaattcACATTGCATGATTTCAGACCAAAGCTACTAATCAAGATAGTGTGGTAGTGGCAAAAGAATAGAGTGtccagaaatacacccacacCTAATAGATTTTTGACAAATGTGCAAAGGCAACTCAATGGAAgggacagtctttttttttaatggtgctgGCGCaacccacatgcaaaaaaataaatcttgacCCATGCCTTGCATCATATACAAAATTTAACCCCAAATGAATCATAGTcctaaatataaaacctaaaactataaaacttctagaagaagacATATAAGAagatctttgtgaccttgggttaagATAAGACTTCTTaattacacacaaaaacacaattcataaaagaaaaattgataatgTACTTCATCAAAACTTAAAACTTGATCTTTGGAGGacactgttttaaaaatgagatgataagccacaaactgggagaaaatatttgcaaaacacatatctgaatcctgaatacataaataactcttaaaactcaatattaagaaaacaatttttttaatgggcagaAGATTGGAATAGACATTTAATCAAAGATACACTGATGgcagaaaagaacataaaatgatGTTCAaaaatcattagtcattaggaaaatgcaaattagaaccacaatgagatatcactacacatctACACATTTATTAGACtggctaagttaaaaaaaaaaaacagaaacaaaaactgacaacTTCAGATGTCAATGATGCAGAGCAACTGGAATTTCTCATCCATTGCttatgggaatgcaaaatggtacagccattttggaagacaatttgggagtttcttataaagttaaacatacagttACTCAGCAATGTCACCCTTAAGTATATACCCCTCACCAAAATGAAAACTTGTATTCACATGCCTGTACACCCATGTTTATAGTGGCTTTATTTATAAacaccaaaaactggaaacaactcaaatatccttCAGCTGGCGAATGGGTAAACAAGCTGTGTGTGCCATAGCCACATGACAGAACACCACAAGCAATTAAAAAGGAGGAAACTACTAATATgggcaacaacatggatgaatctcaaatgcattatgctaagtgcaagAAATGAGGCTCAAAAAGCTATGACTGCATTTACATGAGATtctgaaaaagggaaaactaTTGGAATAGAAGacagaccagtggttgccaggggctgaaggtAGGGAGAGAAGCTGACTATGAAAAGCCGTGGGGAACTTCTGGGGAAGATGGAACCGTTCTAAATCTTGATTGTGGCGGTGATTAGTGGGCTGTATGTATTTCTCAAAACTCATACAACTGTGCACtaaaaaagggtgaattttactgtatgtaaagaaaaaaaaatcctatcaagGCTTCCAGGTTCTACTGCACCAAGATTAAATTATCCGCATGACTCTTTTGCCTTTTAAATCTGGCCAATCCCAGGCGTTCCACTTGCTTTCCCATGCCACCTTCTGCTCCAATTAGAACTGTTTCCTCATCATCCTATCAACATTCCACAGACTTTCAGGcctccctgctttttttttttttttttttttttttgcaagcttCGCCCCACACTGCAGTGCCCTCCCCACAGACTTCCTCCAAACCACTGCGTGGCACGTCCTAGTTCACCCTGCGGTCCTCACTGCACTCTCGATGCCCTCTCCGAGTCTGTACTGCACTACGTAGGGTAGGCCCCTCTCAGTGTTTACGGATGTCTGGAGGGTGTTCCTCGGATTTAAGGTTCCTTGTGAACACGAGCGTAGGATGCAGCCTTACACACCTCTAAGCCCGTCGCGCAAAATAATGCGTACGCGGCCCACACAGAGTAGTCCCTCGACGCAGCGCACCCAGAAAGGAGAGTGACCACCGAGCTCCAGAGGGAGGTGAGATTTGAGCTGAATCTGGGTCTGGAAGGGCTAATGAGGCACCTTCCAGGGAGGTCAGGCAATCAAGGaccagggagaaggagaaagactgGAAGTGCGGAAGTCCCGGAGGCGCCAGGGGACCGCCCACAGCCCGGTATCTTGGCGCCCCGCTCGGCCCCGCGTACCTTGCCTTCGTAGGAACGCTCGGCCGCGCTCACCGACATGGCCTGGATCAGCAGGAGCAGGAAGAGTGGCACCAGGAAACCGGTGGCGGGTACAGCCACCACGATGCTGCGCACAAGCTAAGGAGCAGCGCAACCAGAATGTCCTCCCtggtcccgcccctcagccggtCCCCGCCCCCGCTCCAGCAGCCCCTCCCGCAACCAGCCCGGCGCATCCTCTCCCCAGGCTGTAAACTTCAACCTCGACCTACCCTGCGGTCCAGGCCCCCGTGCCACCTCTAGCACTCCTCATCCAGGGTCCTGCTAAATGCTCAACGCTTCATAGGCCCTCCTAGCCCCATCCCTCTTCCCTGACCTCACCTGGTCCCAGACTGATCCTCCGGAGCGGCTTCGCTGTTTAACCCTGCCCATCATTAGCTCTGTCCGCGTGACTCCGCCCCTCGGGTGTCCCCGCGCTCCCCACGACTCCCCTATTGGGTCCCGCAGCCTGGCGGATACGCGATAGCCTTGTCCATGGAGAACGGCAGGTGGGTCGTGCGCACCAGGAAAATCAGACAGGTGACTAAAATGGCGCCCGAGTAAAGGCATAGGGACAGGACGAGCAGCATGAAGAAGCGGAAGTTGCGGTGACCGATGCAGTTATTGACCCACTTGCAGTGGTGGTCAAAGTCCTGGGCAAGTGGGAAAGGGGTCAGGCCTCGAGGACACAACCTCTGACCCAGCCTCCATAGCCCCTAAATCTGAGGTCTTACCCCCACACTCGCTAAGTCACCTGCCCCACGTACTGGCTCCCTTTCCTGGGAAGAAACTGAGCCACAAAGTCCCTAACGATGCTGGCATCTCTGTGGTTAGGGCACCGTAGGGCTCTGAGGCTCACTCACATAGCTGAATGTCAAGAGGCCTTTAGAGGCAAGGCCTGCCCGATCTTCAGTGGGACACATCCTGGTGTAACTTTGAGCGGGACATAGACTACctctgggcctccgtttcctcatccaTTGGCTGAGCGTAATAATAACAGCCTTGTCCAGCCAGCCTCCCAGGTTGTGCACATAAAAGACAAGCATTCAGAGCCCAGGAGACCCACTTGCACGGACAACCAGAAGAGGATAGGCAAGTTCCCCTGCAGTCAGCCTGAGGGTCTTGGGCATCTAGTGTCAGCAAGCCCTGGGTAGGACAGGGGTGTCTTTCCTCCCCTGGGTCTGACCAGGCTCAGCATAGGTGTGGATGCCCTTCTGCATGTCAGCACCAGTGTGGGTAAGGACTAGCCTCCCAGAACAGGTGCAGGCACAGAGGCATTGACCTGCATGAGTGACCAAGAGTGGCTGGGAGTTACTGCCACCCTTGGTCCTTTGCAGAACTGGAAGTGGTTTCACTCTCATCACCGGCCCCGTGGGAATGGGTCTTCTGAtcccaggcaggggctgggagggtaGGTAGGCAGGCGAGAGGGGCACTCACCTCCACACAGATGTTGCACCAGGGGCAGTGGTAGGTCCGGGGAGGGCGGTGGAAGCAGCACTTTTGGCACCACTGCAGGCGGAATGCCCTGTGGTTCACCCATACCACATGCACCATCATGGGGCCCTGTTCGTTGGAGCCTGTCATGGGAAGAGGACTGAGTAGCAGCAAGAGGCCCTTCCCTCAGTCGGCTGCAGCAGAAGGGTGTGGGTAGGCAGCCCCACAGCATCACTGGGCtccaggaggggtggggatgaggtGGATAGGGGAATCTCTAGTCCCCACTGAGTAAGCTGACCAAGCTCAGAAAGGCTGGCAGTCAAAGGGGAGGTGGGTTGCCAGACCCAGGAGT includes the following:
- the ZDHHC19 gene encoding LOW QUALITY PROTEIN: palmitoyltransferase ZDHHC19 (The sequence of the model RefSeq protein was modified relative to this genomic sequence to represent the inferred CDS: deleted 2 bases in 1 codon), which gives rise to MPLLKDATPHMKESHPLPQALLPWILPSLFAAFNVVLLVVLSGLFFAFPCRWLAQNGEWAFPVITGFLFVITFFSLVSLNFSDPGILHQGSNEQGPMMVHVVWVNHRAFRLQWCQKCCFHRPPRTYHCPWCNICVEDFDHHCKWVNNCIGHRNFRFFMLLVLSLCLYSGAILVTCLIFLVRTTHLPFSMDKAIAIVVAVPATGFLVPLFLLLLIQAMSVSAAERSYEGKCQHLQGYNPFDHGCASNWYLTICAPLGPKYMAKAVWLQRVEMPDWVPVHNPHISVCPPVLSPPTLPGPGSGPAPTSGSLQTREGSPREW